One Halichoerus grypus chromosome 1, mHalGry1.hap1.1, whole genome shotgun sequence genomic region harbors:
- the LOC118547385 gene encoding uncharacterized protein LOC118547385 isoform X3, translating into MVERLCKSKEYSQYEEIFSQIPYHNQKKKSPTGIKLRKCTLCGQVFMYHSSFNKHMRSHIGHKPYEYQECEEKPYKCKECGKSFKHRQSIRMHERTHTGQRPYECKHCGKAFICHNYFQIHERAHSGEKPYKCTKCSKTFSYSSNLRKHERTHIGEKPSECKQCGKAFSCLRSFRIHERIHSAKKPKECTKCGKTFSYSSNLRKHERSHNGEKPYECKEGGKALHSLTKFRRYMIKQSGDGLYKCKECGKVFRCPKNCRSHEMTHSGVKPYECKECGKAFSSPRSLGKHRRIHTARKPHACKECGKAFRYPSSLRNHERTHTGEKPYKCKECGKAFSCPNYFRIHERTHTGVKPYECKQCGKAFSCPQSFRIHEKTHSAEKPFECTKCGKVFRYSSNLRKHERSHTDDKRYECKLCGKAFSSHYYVQKHERTHTGEKPYECKECGKGFIFRSGVRSHMVIHTGDGPYKCKKCKKAFISPSSLRTHERTHTGEKPYQCKTCCKGFSLVNSLRNHERTHV; encoded by the coding sequence ATGGTAGAAAGACTCTGTAAAAGTAAAGAATATAGTCAGTATGAAGAAATCTTCAGCCAGATTCCATATCATAATCAGAAGAAGAAAAGTCCTACTGGAATAAAACTACGTAAATGCACTTTGTGTGGACAAGTCTTCATGTATCATTCATCCTTTAACAAGCACATGAGATCTCACATTGGCCACAAACCATATGAGTATCAGGAATGTGAAGAGAAGCCTtataaatgtaaggaatgtgggaaatccTTCAAGCATCGCCAATCCATTCGAATGCATGAAAGGACACACACTGGACAGAGGCCCTATGAATGTAAACACTGTGGGAAAGCTTTTATTTGTCACAATTACTTTCAAATTCATGAaagggcacacagtggggaaaaGCCCTACAAGTGTACAAAATGTAGTAAAACCTTTAGTTATTCAAGTAACTTACGTAAACATGAAAGGACTCATATTGGAGAGAAACCTAGTGAATGTAAGCAATGTGGTAAAGCTTTCAGTTGTCTCAGGTCCTTTCGAATACACGAAAGGATACACAGTGCCAAAAAGCCTAAGGAATGTACAAAATGTGGTAAAACCTTCAGTTATTCAAGTAATTTACGTAAACATGAGAGAAGTCATAAtggggagaaaccctatgaatgtaaggaagGTGGGAAAGCCTTGCATTCTCTTACCAAATTTCGAAGATACATGATCAAGCAAAGCGGAGATGGACTCTATAAATGTAAGGAGTGTGGGAAAGTCTTCAGGTGTCCCAAAAATTGTCGTAGTCATGAAATGACACACAGTGGAGTAaagccctatgaatgtaaggaatgtggtaAAGCTTTCAGTTCTCCCAGGTCCcttggaaaacacagaagaatTCATACTGCAAGGAAGCCTCATGCATGTAAGGAATGTGGTAAAGCTTTCCGTTATCCCAGTTCCCTTCGAAATCATGAAAGAACTCATACTGGGGAGAAACCTTATAagtgtaaggaatgtgggaaagctttcagttgTCCCAATTACTTTCGAATTCATGAAAGAACTCACACCGGAGTCAAGCCATATGAATGTAAGCAatgtggaaaagctttcagttgTCCCCAGTCCTTTCGAATACACGAGAAGACACATAGTGCAGAAAAACCCTTTGAATGTACAAAATGTGGTAAAGTCTTCAGATATTCAAGTAACTTACGCAAACATGAGAGATCTCATACTGATGACAAACGCTATGAATGTAAACTATGTGGTAAGGCCTTCAGCAGTCACTATTATGTGCAAAAACATGAAAGAACTCACACTGGAGAAAAGCCTTacgaatgtaaggaatgtgggaaaggcTTCATTTTTCGCTCAGGTGTTCGATCACACATGGTAATCCACACTGGAGATGGACCTTATAAATGTAAGAAATGTaagaaagcatttatttctcccagttcatTACGAACGCATGAAagaactcacactggagagaaaccttatcaATGTAAAACTTGTTGTAAAGGcttcagtcttgttaattctttaagAAATCATGAAAGAACTCATGTGTGA